From Macaca fascicularis isolate 582-1 chromosome 14, T2T-MFA8v1.1, a single genomic window includes:
- the CHRNA10 gene encoding neuronal acetylcholine receptor subunit alpha-10 translates to MGLRSHHLSLGLLLLFLLPAECLGAEGRLALKLFRDLFANYTSALRPVADTDQTLNVTLEVTLSQIIDMDERNQVLTLYLWIRQEWTDAYLQWDPNAYGGLDAIRIPSSLVWRPDIVLYNKADAQPPGSASTNVVLRHDGTVRWDAPAITRSSCPVDVAAFPFDAQRCGLTFGSWTHGGHQLDVRPRGAAASLADFVENVEWRVLGMPAQRRVLTYGCCSEPYPDVTFTLLLHRRAAAYVCNLLLPCVLISLLAPLAFHLPADSGEKVSLGVTVLLALTVFQLLLAESMPPAESVPLIGKYYMATMTMVTFSTALTILIMNLHYCGPSARPVPAWARALLLGHLAQSLCVQERGEPCGQSRSPELSPSPQSPKGGGGPPAGPCHEPRCLCHQEALLHHVATIANTFRSHRAAQRCHEDWKRLARVMDRFFLGIFFSMALVMSLLVLVQAL, encoded by the exons ATGGGGCTCCGGAgccaccacctcagcctgggcctTCTGCTTCTGTTTCTACTCCCTGCAG AGTGCCTGGGAGCTGAGGGCCGGCTGGCTCTCAAGCTGTTCCGTGACCTCTTCGCCAACTACACGAGTGCCCTGAGACCTGTGGCAGACACAGACCAGACTCTGAATGTGACCCTGGAGGTGACACTGTCCCAGATCATCGACATG GATGAACGGAACCAGGTGCTGACCCTGTATCTGTGGATACGGCAGGAGTGGACAGATGCCTACCTACAATGGGACCCCAATGCCTATGGCGGCCTGGATGCCATCCGCATCCCCAGCAGTCTTGTGTGGCGGCCAGACATCGTACTCTATAACAA GGCGGACGCGCAGCCGCCAGGCTCGGCCAGCACCAACGTGGTCCTACGCCACGATGGCACCGTGCGCTGGGACGCACCGGCCATCACGCGCAGCTCGTGCCCCGTGGACGTGGCGGCCTTCCCGTTCGACGCCCAGCGCTGCGGCCTGACGTTCGGCTCCTGGACTCACGGCGGGCACCAACTGGATGTGCGGCCGCGCGGCGCTGCCGCCAGCCTGGCAGACTTCGTGGAGAACGTGGAGTGGCGCGTGCTGGGTATGCCGGCGCAGCGGCGCGTGCTCACCTACGGCTGCTGCTCAGAGCCCTACCCCGACGTCACCTTCACGCTGCTGCTGCACCGCCGCGCCGCCGCCTACGTGTGCAACCTGCTGCTGCCCTGCGTGCTCATCTCGCTGCTTGCGCCGCTCGCCTTCCACCTGCCCGCCGACTCGGGCGAGAAGGTGTCGTTGGGCGTCACGGTGCTGCTGGCGCTCACCGTCTTCCAGCTGCTGCTGGCCGAGAGCATGCCGCCGGCCGAGAGCGTGCCGCTCATCG GGAAGTACTACATGGCCACTATGACCATGGTCACATTCTCAACAGCACTCACTATCCTTATCATGAACCTGCATTACTGTGGTCCCAGTGCCCGCCCAGTGCCAGCCTGGGCTAGGGCCCTCCTGCTGGGACACCTGGCACAGAGCCTGTGCGTGCAGGAAAGAGGGGAGCCCTGTGGGCAGTCCAGGTCACCTGAGTTATCCCCTAGCCCCCAGTCTCCCAAAGGAGGAGGTGGCCCCCCAGCGGGCCCTTGCCACGAGCCACGATGTCTATGCCACCAGGAAGCCCTACTGCACCATGTAGCCACCATTGCCAATACCTTCCGCAGCCACCGAGCTGCACAGCGCTGCCATGAGGACTGGAAGCGCCTGGCCCGTGTGATGGACCGCTTCTTCCTGGGCATCTTCTTCTCCATGGCCCTGGTCATGAGCCTCCTGGTGCTGGTGCAGGCCCTGTGA
- the ART1 gene encoding GPI-linked NAD(P)(+)--arginine ADP-ribosyltransferase 1 isoform X1: MQMPAMMSLLLVSVGLMEALQAQSHPITRRDLFSQEMPLDMALASFDDQYAGCAAAMTAALPDLNHTEFQANKVYADGWTLASSQWQERQAWGPEWSLSPTRPPPPPLGFRDEHGVALLAYTANSPLHKEFNAAVREAGRSRAHYLHHFSFKTLHFLLTEALQLLGRGQRPPRCHQVFRGVHGLHFRPAGPGATVRLGGFASASLKNVAAQQFGEDTFFGIWTCLGAPIKGYSFFPGEEEVLIPPFETFQVINASRPAQGPARIYLRALGKRSTYNCEYIKDKKCKSGPCHLDNSDTWCAKAYPGHHVSRWEWAISREEAAVPPQAFRTPLSFRTLHGSEPPLCSFVSAAAALVPRSEGLSRQSRPPLMHETRDSLTCCLCPS, encoded by the exons ATGCAGATGCCTGCTATGATGTCTCTGCTTCTTGTGTCTGTGGGCCTCATGGAAGCACTTCAG GCCCAGAGCCACCCCATCACACGACGAGACCTCTTCTCTCAAGAGATGCCGCTGGACATGGCCCTGGCTTCCTTTGATGACCAGTACGCTGGCTGTGCTGCTGCCATGACAGCTGCTCTTCCAGATCTCAACCACACGGAGTTCCAGGCCAACAAGGTGTATGCAGACGGCTGGACACTGGCAAGCAGCCAATGGCAGGAGCGCCAGGCCTGGGGGCCAGAGTGGAGTCTCAGCCCTACCCGTCCACCCCCGCCACCCCTGGGCTTCCGCGATGAGCATGGGGTGGCCCTCCTGGCCTACACAGCCAACAGCCCCCTGCACAAGGAGTTCAATGCAGCCGTGCGTGAGGCAGGTCGCTCCCGGGCCCACTACCTCCATCACTTCTCCTTCAAGACACTCCATTTCCTGCTGACCGAGGCCCTGCAGCTCCTGGGCAGGGGCCAGCGTCCACCCCGGTGCCACCAGGTGTTCCGAGGTGTGCATGGCCTGCACTTCCGGCCAGCAGGGCCCGGGGCCACTGTGAGGCTGGGGGGCTTTGCTTCCGCCTCCCTGAAGAATGTTGCGGCCCAGCAGTTTGGTGAGGACACCTTCTTTGGCATCTGGACCTGCCTCGGGGCCCCTATCAAGGGCTACTCCTTCTTCCCTGGAGAGGAAGAGGTGCTGATCCCCCCCTTCGAGACCTTCCAAGTGATCAATGCCAGCAGACCGGCCCAGGGCCCCGCCCGCATCTACCTCCGGGCTCTGGGCAAGCGCAGCACCTACAACTGCGAGTACATCAAAG ACAAGAAGTGCAAGTCTGGGCCTTGCCATCTGGATAATTCAG ACACTTGGTGTGCCAAGGCCTACCCAGGTCACCATGTCTCTAGGTGGGAATGGGCCATTTCCAGGGAAGAAGCAGCAGTTCCTCCCCAAGCCTTTAGAACTCCTCTGTCCTTCAGAACTCT CCATGGGTCAGAGCCCCCTCTCTGCAGTTTcgtctctgctgctgctgctctggtTCCTCGCAGTGAGGGCCTTTCCAGACAGTCCAGGCCTCCTTTGATGCATGAGACACGGGACAGCCTCACCTGCTGCCTCTGCCCATCCTGA
- the ART1 gene encoding GPI-linked NAD(P)(+)--arginine ADP-ribosyltransferase 1 isoform X2 — MQMPAMMSLLLVSVGLMEALQAQSHPITRRDLFSQEMPLDMALASFDDQYAGCAAAMTAALPDLNHTEFQANKVYADGWTLASSQWQERQAWGPEWSLSPTRPPPPPLGFRDEHGVALLAYTANSPLHKEFNAAVREAGRSRAHYLHHFSFKTLHFLLTEALQLLGRGQRPPRCHQVFRGVHGLHFRPAGPGATVRLGGFASASLKNVAAQQFGEDTFFGIWTCLGAPIKGYSFFPGEEEVLIPPFETFQVINASRPAQGPARIYLRALGKRSTYNCEYIKDKKCKSGPCHLDNSAMGQSPLSAVSSLLLLLWFLAVRAFPDSPGLL; from the exons ATGCAGATGCCTGCTATGATGTCTCTGCTTCTTGTGTCTGTGGGCCTCATGGAAGCACTTCAG GCCCAGAGCCACCCCATCACACGACGAGACCTCTTCTCTCAAGAGATGCCGCTGGACATGGCCCTGGCTTCCTTTGATGACCAGTACGCTGGCTGTGCTGCTGCCATGACAGCTGCTCTTCCAGATCTCAACCACACGGAGTTCCAGGCCAACAAGGTGTATGCAGACGGCTGGACACTGGCAAGCAGCCAATGGCAGGAGCGCCAGGCCTGGGGGCCAGAGTGGAGTCTCAGCCCTACCCGTCCACCCCCGCCACCCCTGGGCTTCCGCGATGAGCATGGGGTGGCCCTCCTGGCCTACACAGCCAACAGCCCCCTGCACAAGGAGTTCAATGCAGCCGTGCGTGAGGCAGGTCGCTCCCGGGCCCACTACCTCCATCACTTCTCCTTCAAGACACTCCATTTCCTGCTGACCGAGGCCCTGCAGCTCCTGGGCAGGGGCCAGCGTCCACCCCGGTGCCACCAGGTGTTCCGAGGTGTGCATGGCCTGCACTTCCGGCCAGCAGGGCCCGGGGCCACTGTGAGGCTGGGGGGCTTTGCTTCCGCCTCCCTGAAGAATGTTGCGGCCCAGCAGTTTGGTGAGGACACCTTCTTTGGCATCTGGACCTGCCTCGGGGCCCCTATCAAGGGCTACTCCTTCTTCCCTGGAGAGGAAGAGGTGCTGATCCCCCCCTTCGAGACCTTCCAAGTGATCAATGCCAGCAGACCGGCCCAGGGCCCCGCCCGCATCTACCTCCGGGCTCTGGGCAAGCGCAGCACCTACAACTGCGAGTACATCAAAG ACAAGAAGTGCAAGTCTGGGCCTTGCCATCTGGATAATTCAG CCATGGGTCAGAGCCCCCTCTCTGCAGTTTcgtctctgctgctgctgctctggtTCCTCGCAGTGAGGGCCTTTCCAGACAGTCCAGGCCTCCTTTGA